In Candidatus Chlorohelix allophototropha, one DNA window encodes the following:
- a CDS encoding SDR family oxidoreductase — translation MIQLLTGKTIFITGGTRGIGKAIALAAAQQGAQVVITYRDHAKARRATQTKHLLEKSGVQVLLLQLDITDINQIRQGLQETKQAFGKIDALVLNAAGGLEADKDADYAMRFNRDANLWLVNEAREIGLLGNGAWAIFITSTWAHDYPQIEPPSFYLPVATTKRAAEDALLALIPELAHNRVGMGVVVAPLVSDTGAYAVIKLRHREALAQEAEEGRMISPETVAEATLSYLKKPEVESGHIIYL, via the coding sequence ATGATTCAGCTATTAACCGGAAAAACAATTTTTATTACAGGTGGCACGCGCGGCATCGGCAAAGCGATTGCGCTGGCGGCGGCGCAGCAGGGTGCACAGGTGGTAATTACCTACCGCGACCATGCAAAAGCCCGCCGCGCCACGCAAACTAAGCACTTACTGGAAAAGAGCGGGGTGCAAGTCTTGCTTTTGCAACTTGACATAACAGATATCAATCAAATTCGTCAAGGCTTGCAAGAAACCAAGCAGGCTTTCGGGAAAATTGACGCACTGGTGCTGAATGCGGCGGGTGGCTTGGAAGCAGACAAAGATGCGGACTACGCAATGCGCTTTAACCGTGATGCGAATTTGTGGCTGGTGAACGAGGCGCGAGAAATTGGTTTGCTGGGTAATGGGGCGTGGGCAATTTTCATCACTAGCACATGGGCGCATGATTACCCGCAGATTGAACCCCCTTCGTTCTATCTGCCGGTAGCCACTACCAAACGCGCTGCCGAAGATGCTTTGCTGGCTTTGATACCAGAACTAGCGCACAATAGAGTGGGGATGGGCGTGGTGGTTGCGCCGCTGGTCAGCGATACCGGCGCATATGCGGTGATAAAGCTACGTCATCGCGAAGCTCTGGCACAAGAAGCGGAGGAAGGGCGCATGATTTCGCCGGAGACGGTAGCGGAAGCGACTCTTTCATATCTGAAAAAGCCGGAAGTAGAATCCGGGCATATTATTTATCTTTAG
- the tgt gene encoding tRNA guanosine(34) transglycosylase Tgt, which translates to MAFEYEELKRSNNSAARAGILHTPHGDIPTPVFMPVGTQATVKTLNNTDLYDLDARIILGNTYHLYLRPGHELIRELGGLHRFMNWKRPILTDSGGFQVFSLGPLRKIDEEGVTFKSHIDGSTHRFTPEVVMNIERDIGADIIMAFDECAPYPSVPEYTRAAMDRTHRWAARCLEEYHHSGTPDKQALFGIIQGGFYHELRHESARYLTQELDFPGYALGGLSVGEPKEIFYEMMASTAPLMPRHKPLYVMGVGSPEDLLEGILHGVDMFDCVLPTRIARNGACIVKDGRLNLRNAGNSRDERPIQEGCGCYTCQNHSRAYLRHLFRCEEILGLQLATIHNVHFLVAMMQEARVAIFEDRFEDFREQFLANFRIIPHEIREKNREARAASHKKKN; encoded by the coding sequence GTGGCGTTCGAGTACGAAGAACTGAAGCGATCTAACAATAGTGCGGCAAGAGCAGGTATTTTGCATACCCCGCACGGTGATATTCCAACCCCTGTATTTATGCCGGTGGGTACGCAGGCAACCGTTAAAACTCTCAACAACACTGATCTTTACGATCTGGATGCACGGATAATTTTGGGCAACACTTACCACTTGTATCTGCGCCCCGGTCATGAGTTAATCCGCGAGTTGGGCGGGCTACACCGTTTTATGAACTGGAAACGCCCTATTCTGACCGATAGTGGTGGTTTTCAGGTGTTTAGCCTCGGTCCGTTGCGTAAGATTGATGAGGAAGGGGTAACCTTCAAGTCGCACATCGATGGTAGCACCCATCGCTTTACCCCGGAAGTGGTAATGAATATTGAGCGTGACATCGGCGCAGACATTATTATGGCTTTTGACGAGTGTGCACCCTATCCGAGCGTCCCGGAATATACCCGCGCTGCTATGGATCGCACCCATCGTTGGGCAGCGCGTTGCTTGGAAGAATATCACCACAGCGGTACACCTGATAAACAAGCGTTATTTGGAATTATACAGGGCGGCTTTTACCACGAACTACGCCACGAAAGCGCGCGCTATCTTACGCAAGAACTAGATTTTCCGGGCTATGCGCTCGGTGGTTTGAGTGTGGGTGAGCCAAAGGAAATTTTCTATGAAATGATGGCTTCCACTGCCCCGCTTATGCCTCGCCATAAGCCGCTCTATGTGATGGGCGTGGGTTCACCCGAAGATTTACTGGAAGGTATTTTGCATGGGGTAGATATGTTCGATTGCGTGCTGCCAACCCGCATCGCTCGGAACGGTGCATGTATCGTGAAGGACGGGCGGTTGAATTTGCGCAATGCTGGCAATTCCCGCGATGAACGACCGATTCAGGAGGGTTGCGGTTGCTATACCTGTCAGAATCATAGTCGTGCCTACCTACGCCACCTGTTCCGTTGCGAGGAGATTTTGGGCTTGCAACTGGCTACAATTCATAACGTCCATTTTCTGGTGGCTATGATGCAAGAGGCGCGAGTGGCTATTTTTGAAGATCGCTTCGAGGACTTCCGCGAACAATTTCTGGCAAATTTCCGTATTATCCCACATGAAATTCGCGAGAAGAATCGCGAGGCACGTGCTGCCAGCCATAAAAAGAAGAATTAG
- a CDS encoding penicillin acylase family protein codes for MAKQLNRAQVAPVAPKKVRSRGKTILRFSLFGLLSVVVIVIVAVAILFYWLLIRPQPETNTTLKIPGLTAEVKVVRDKAGVPHIYANNLTDLFIAQGYVTAQDRLWQLEFNRRVGSGRLSEVLGSAALDNDKFLRTIGLRRAAEQELPLLAPEARTIIESYSQGINAFIDTHKDNLPIEFTLLGFTPEPWTPLDSVTWGKVMAYDLGGNYTNEILRAALVEKLGEKDAALLLPLNGAEGTPLIVPNGVSYVDMEKSLALVDLNSAASIISNGDMSGQGSNNWVVGGTKTTTGKPMLANDPHLGIRNPSVWYEVSLHGAGFNVAGVTFPGVPGVVIGHNDRIAWGVTNVGGDTQDLFMEKINPANANQYEFQSKFEDMSLIKEEIKVKGKATETITVRVTRHGPIMNDVVDSIKNSQYPMALEWVALQKSPLIDAVLKYNRANNWNEFREGLKGFNIAGQNFVFADVDGNIGYQLTGLWPTRAKGDGLLPVPGWNGDYEWTGFVPFEQLPSVYNPPNGFIVTANQRPANMKPGLSIGEEFDPGWRAQRITDLLQAKEKLSLQDLGAIQFDTVTLPGKELAKVAGSLQSNDSKLVEPLKRLREWDGNLTADSSPGALYKVTYQYLLENMFKNKMGDAYERYIGNQAFHVPFVIKLLKDPQNAWWGEGGRDAMLLKSLGQAVDYLNGKFGSNINDWKWGKLHTLSFTETPIGDAAPFPLNAILNLRTLERAGDGNTVNAASYRYVEPYKQSSGASFRELINLASFDDSLITNTIGQSGQPFNSHYGDNIDDWQGGKYHPFLFSSSAVDKNKEAVLTLGK; via the coding sequence ATGGCAAAGCAACTTAATCGTGCTCAAGTTGCGCCTGTTGCGCCGAAAAAAGTACGTAGCCGAGGAAAAACAATACTGCGTTTCTCGCTATTCGGTTTACTCTCGGTAGTGGTGATAGTTATAGTAGCAGTTGCAATTTTATTCTACTGGTTGTTAATTCGACCACAACCAGAAACTAACACTACCTTGAAAATCCCCGGTTTAACCGCTGAAGTGAAAGTAGTGCGAGACAAAGCTGGTGTCCCACATATTTATGCCAATAACCTGACCGATCTTTTTATAGCGCAAGGTTATGTCACAGCCCAAGATCGTCTCTGGCAACTTGAATTTAACCGCAGAGTCGGCAGCGGGCGACTTTCCGAAGTTTTGGGCAGCGCCGCTCTTGATAACGACAAATTTCTTCGCACTATCGGCTTGAGACGTGCCGCCGAACAGGAACTGCCGCTACTTGCTCCCGAAGCACGAACAATCATTGAGAGCTATTCGCAAGGTATCAATGCCTTTATTGATACCCATAAAGACAACCTCCCAATCGAGTTTACGCTGTTGGGCTTTACCCCCGAACCTTGGACACCCCTCGATTCTGTCACATGGGGTAAGGTGATGGCATACGATTTGGGTGGTAATTACACCAATGAGATACTTCGGGCAGCGTTGGTAGAAAAATTAGGTGAAAAAGATGCGGCGCTGTTATTACCTTTAAACGGTGCAGAAGGAACTCCCTTGATTGTACCTAACGGGGTAAGCTATGTTGATATGGAAAAGAGCCTTGCGCTGGTTGATTTAAATAGCGCGGCTTCTATTATAAGCAATGGGGATATGTCTGGACAAGGCAGCAACAATTGGGTGGTAGGTGGCACTAAAACCACTACAGGCAAACCGATGTTGGCAAATGACCCACATCTGGGCATTCGCAACCCTTCAGTTTGGTACGAGGTTTCGTTGCATGGCGCAGGTTTTAACGTGGCAGGTGTCACCTTCCCCGGAGTACCGGGCGTAGTTATCGGGCATAATGACCGGATAGCGTGGGGTGTTACCAACGTTGGCGGCGATACGCAAGACCTTTTCATGGAGAAAATTAACCCTGCCAATGCCAATCAGTACGAGTTTCAGAGCAAATTTGAGGACATGAGCCTTATCAAGGAAGAAATAAAGGTAAAGGGTAAAGCCACCGAGACTATTACGGTGCGTGTTACCAGGCATGGTCCGATAATGAACGATGTGGTGGATTCAATTAAAAACAGCCAATATCCAATGGCATTAGAATGGGTTGCCCTGCAAAAATCTCCGCTGATAGACGCTGTTTTAAAATATAACAGAGCCAATAACTGGAACGAGTTTCGAGAGGGGTTAAAAGGCTTCAATATTGCGGGGCAAAACTTCGTGTTTGCCGATGTAGATGGCAACATCGGTTATCAACTTACCGGGTTATGGCCTACCCGCGCCAAAGGTGATGGTTTGCTACCCGTTCCGGGTTGGAACGGTGACTATGAGTGGACGGGCTTTGTTCCGTTTGAACAATTGCCTTCGGTTTACAACCCGCCCAACGGCTTTATCGTAACAGCTAACCAACGTCCTGCAAATATGAAACCCGGCTTGAGTATAGGCGAAGAATTTGACCCGGGTTGGCGTGCGCAACGTATTACTGATCTATTACAGGCTAAAGAGAAACTTTCTTTGCAGGATTTGGGAGCTATCCAGTTTGACACCGTAACGTTGCCCGGTAAAGAGCTTGCTAAAGTGGCGGGTAGCCTACAAAGCAACGATTCCAAGTTGGTAGAACCATTAAAGCGGTTGCGCGAGTGGGATGGGAATCTTACCGCCGATTCGTCTCCCGGTGCGTTGTACAAAGTAACCTACCAATACCTACTTGAAAACATGTTCAAAAACAAAATGGGTGACGCTTACGAGCGTTATATCGGTAATCAAGCTTTTCATGTACCATTCGTTATTAAATTGCTAAAAGACCCCCAGAACGCTTGGTGGGGTGAAGGTGGGCGCGATGCGATGTTGCTAAAATCGCTAGGACAAGCGGTAGATTATCTAAACGGCAAATTCGGTAGCAACATTAATGATTGGAAGTGGGGCAAATTGCATACGTTGAGCTTTACCGAAACGCCAATCGGAGACGCTGCGCCTTTCCCACTCAATGCCATCTTGAATCTGCGTACTCTAGAACGCGCCGGAGATGGCAATACTGTAAATGCTGCCAGTTACCGCTATGTGGAGCCTTACAAACAATCGAGTGGCGCATCTTTCCGGGAGTTGATAAACTTGGCAAGCTTTGACGACTCGCTAATTACCAACACCATCGGACAATCGGGACAGCCTTTTAACAGCCACTACGGGGATAATATTGACGATTGGCAAGGAGGCAAATACCATCCTTTCTTGTTCAGTTCTTCCGCGGTGGACAAAAATAAAGAGGCAGTATTGACTTTAGGGAAATGA
- a CDS encoding NUDIX domain-containing protein, translating into MNIPYYEYGDRIGRTARIRTGSAAVIYDSDGKILLTRRSDNGRWCLPSGAMDPGENLEETCIREVWEETGLHVKIKRLVGIYSTPHRVTVYAEDNRWQLVGLCFVAEIVGGRLGLSDETTEVGFYPFESLSEMDILEPHLEWITDAQTNSDKIYIK; encoded by the coding sequence ATGAACATACCTTATTATGAATATGGCGACCGAATTGGTCGCACCGCTCGTATTCGCACCGGAAGTGCTGCTGTCATTTATGATAGCGATGGTAAAATCTTACTAACCCGCCGAAGCGATAACGGACGCTGGTGCTTACCAAGCGGTGCGATGGATCCGGGCGAGAATTTAGAAGAAACCTGCATCCGCGAAGTCTGGGAGGAAACCGGGTTACATGTAAAAATCAAACGGTTGGTGGGCATTTACTCTACTCCTCACCGAGTTACGGTCTATGCTGAAGATAACCGCTGGCAACTTGTAGGGTTATGCTTTGTGGCAGAGATTGTCGGAGGGCGATTAGGTTTGAGTGATGAAACTACTGAGGTAGGTTTTTACCCGTTTGAATCACTTTCTGAAATGGATATTCTTGAACCGCACCTCGAATGGATAACGGATGCTCAAACCAATTCAGATAAGATTTATATTAAGTAA
- a CDS encoding LysR family transcriptional regulator: MELQQLKYFLSVAKLQHFTHAAEELFISQSSLSRAVAHLEEELGVPLFERQGRQVKLNRMGQLFMRKVENALKELEDGRRELEDMNSSEKGQMALAILPTVGVHLLPGLLSTFRAEHPLITFRLFQNSATAMIDQLERGEIDLCISAPVIEKTQVSWEVLMTEEMYLAVPPGHRLANRPCINLVEVAEDNFISLKHGYGLRDLADNLCREAGFEPKIAFEGEEIGTARSLVAAGLGVALIPALAWQGVIDPLPVQLKVEKPLCQRQIGLAWVDSRYLSAAAQLFRQFAITYFHSHFK; encoded by the coding sequence ATGGAACTACAACAATTGAAATACTTTTTGAGTGTAGCAAAACTCCAACATTTCACCCATGCAGCGGAAGAGCTTTTTATATCGCAATCCTCTTTGAGTCGGGCAGTGGCTCATTTGGAAGAGGAATTGGGCGTACCTTTGTTTGAAAGGCAAGGCAGGCAGGTTAAGCTAAACCGGATGGGTCAGCTTTTCATGCGAAAAGTGGAAAATGCGCTAAAGGAATTGGAAGACGGTCGCCGTGAGTTGGAAGATATGAACTCATCAGAAAAGGGGCAGATGGCGTTGGCAATTTTACCAACAGTAGGGGTACATCTTTTACCCGGTCTGTTGAGTACCTTTAGAGCAGAACATCCCCTGATAACCTTTCGCCTTTTTCAAAACTCGGCTACAGCAATGATAGACCAACTTGAGCGCGGAGAAATTGACCTGTGTATTTCCGCACCTGTAATCGAAAAAACCCAAGTAAGTTGGGAAGTTTTGATGACCGAAGAAATGTATCTAGCAGTGCCACCCGGACATCGGCTTGCCAATCGTCCGTGTATTAATCTCGTGGAAGTAGCAGAGGATAATTTTATCAGCCTCAAGCATGGCTATGGTTTGCGTGATTTGGCAGATAACCTATGCCGTGAAGCCGGATTTGAACCTAAGATTGCTTTTGAAGGAGAAGAGATTGGAACTGCACGAAGTTTGGTAGCGGCAGGACTGGGGGTAGCGCTGATTCCGGCGTTGGCTTGGCAGGGCGTAATTGACCCTCTTCCGGTACAACTTAAGGTGGAAAAGCCATTATGCCAACGCCAGATCGGGTTGGCTTGGGTAGATAGCCGCTATCTTTCGGCGGCAGCACAGTTATTCAGGCAATTTGCTATAACCTACTTCCATTCTCATTTTAAGTAG